A single region of the Silene latifolia isolate original U9 population chromosome 8, ASM4854445v1, whole genome shotgun sequence genome encodes:
- the LOC141595341 gene encoding uncharacterized protein LOC141595341 has protein sequence MGSIGFWNVRGINSTNKQNDVRYFLHNNNVGIFSLLETRVHSNSINKVHQGIENNWSLVHNNSVHDGGRIWVIWDSGNYTIDTISIEAQVIYVKVTCITGQMWWMSVIYGFNRVNERLPLWTSLRSMRQVVNGPWLIMGDFNNVLAMCERVGSVVSSNELRGFQDCVDDSGLIDLPAQDAFFTWNNKHEPGDMVLSRIDRTMSNDDWLLHFSDTTTMFHPQVEFDHCPCTITLSVGVVRRKESFKYFKMWGKDPQFLPLVQEIWDKSMYGIKMFQLVKTL, from the coding sequence ATGGGTAGCATTGGATTTTGGAATGTGAGAGGTATTAATAGTACGAATAAGCAGAATGATGTTAGATATTTTCTGCATAATAATAATGTAGGGATTTTTAGCTTATTAGAAACTAGAGTTCATTCTAATTCTATCAATAAAGTTCATCAAGGAATAGAAAATAATTGGAGTTTGGTGCATAATAACTCTGTGCATGATGGAGGTAGGATATGGGTCATTTGGGATTCTGGGAATTATACAATTGATACTATTAGTATTGAGGCTCAAGTTATCTATGTTAAAGTCACTTGTATCACTGGCCAGATGTGGTGGATGTCTGTGATTTATGGGTTCAACAGAGTAAATGAAAGACTTCCTTTATGGACATCTTTGAGGAGTATGAGACAAGTTGTTAATGGTCCTTGGTTGATAATGGGAGATTTTAACAATGTCCTAGCTATGTGTGAAAGAGTGGGGTCTGTGGTCTCTTCTAATGAATTGAGAGGTTTCCAAGACTGTGTAGATGATAGTGGTCTTATTGATCTCCCTGCTCAAGATGCCTTCTTCACATGGAACAACAAGCATGAGCCAGGTGACATGGTATTAAGTAGAATAGACAGAACTATGAGTAATGATGATTGGCTCCTGCATTTTTCTGATACTACTACTATGTTCCATCCTCAAGTGGAGTTTGATCATTGTCCCTGTACTATCACTTTGAGTGTCGGAGTAGTAAGGAGAAAAGAGTCGTTTAAGTACTTTAAAATGTGGGGCAAGGACCCACAGTTTTTACCTTTAGTTCAGGAAATCTGGGATAAATCTATGTATGGAATTAAGATGTTTCAACTGGTGAAGACGTTATAA
- the LOC141594406 gene encoding V-type proton ATPase subunit G 1-like produces the protein MDSFKGQEGIQMLLAAEQEAQQIVTNARNLKMQRLKQAKDEADREIMHFRSQLEKEYQNKISESSGQSGSTVKRLENETQEKIQKLKDSASRVTPDVVGLLLKYVTTIKS, from the exons ATGGATTCGTTCAAGGGACAAGAAGGCATTCAAATGTTGTTAGCTGCAGAACAAGAGGCGCAACAGATTGTTACCAATGCTAGAAATT TGAAGATGCAAAGGTTAAAGCAAGCTAAAGATGAAGCCGATCGGGAAATTATGCATTTTCGCTCCCAATTAGAGAAGGAATATCAGAACAAAATTTCTGAG TCAAGTGGGCAATCGGGATCAACGGTGAAACGGCTTGAAAATGAAACGCAAGAGAAGATTCAGAAGCTTAAGGACTCAGCTTCGAGGGTTACTCCAGACGTTGTCGGTTTGCTTCTCAAGTATGTCACAACTATTAAGAGCTGA